The following coding sequences lie in one Lolium perenne isolate Kyuss_39 chromosome 2, Kyuss_2.0, whole genome shotgun sequence genomic window:
- the LOC127333195 gene encoding uncharacterized protein: MSKKKAVTTMTLKDFHGGSIPSELPLPSAPGVCARPPDRPTAAPSSSSAPSARPRTPAAATAAAAMPSFLTNPSRIGRHFDEDERTPFEPATPRRPAPSPPSFPSAPAAGPAARSAPGNAWGAKKEAAPPAAPAVPAATGGQIWSATRIAQASAVEKVISGRWHLSKPSSPTTPPVLETHREVAPPEMERPRSVGAREFDGVMERPGLIGVRGMENPMDRPRLVAVRDLDGAMERPRSVGVRGLDVAVEKGVEPVRPASHEGRVGEVKVGEVPERPKLKLLPRSKPIEPPAPSPTYVEEKQVHPIPVIASVMQAEIVHDVYQNVVPAKTGVAGTDTESRATVDRPRLNLKPRSNAVGQSGESAAKERPSVFGGARPREQVLRDRGVDALASDLEKTSPVARSKNEFAKVEQKVEAMPINPSGEKVDSYPSGHRGPRNADRKDYRRDTDRADAYRPTRREDNRKVVEKIPEQQRPEPETWRKPVEPPKPEITAPRFGKAATALELAQAFSKSMSDTVPQSRLTSVPSPRVPPSPGTRDQVGFSRLTDNGALHSGSSHRKINGY, encoded by the exons ATGTCGAAGAAGAAGGCGGTGACGACGATGACGCTCAAGGACTTCCACGGCGGCTCCATCCCCTCCGAGCTCCCTCTCCCCTCCGCTCCCGGCGT CTGCGCACGCCCGCCGGACCGCCCCACGGCCGCCCCGTCCTCCTCCTCGGCTCCATCCGCGCGGCCCCGCactcccgccgccgccacggcgGCCGCCGCGATGCCTTCCTTCCTCACCAACCCCTCCCGCATCGGCCGCCACTTCGACGAGGACGAGCGCACGCCCTTCGAGCCCGCCACCCCTCGCCGCCCGGCCCCGTCGCCCCCCTCGTTCCCCTCCGCGCCGGCGGCGGGCCCCGCCGCCAGATCTGCACCGGGGAACGCCTGGGGCGCGAAGAAGGAGGCCGCTCCGCCCGCCGCGCCGGCCGTTCCCGCCGCCACCGGCGGCCAGATCTGGTCGGCCACGCGCATCGCGCAGGCCAGCGCCGTGGAGAAGGTGATCTCCGGCAGGTGGCACCTGTCCAAGCCCTCCTCCCCGACCACGCCACCAGTGCTGGAGACTCACAGGGAAGTCGCCCCGCCCGAGATGGAGAGGCCAAGGTCCGTTGGAGCGAGGGAGTTCgacggtgtcatggagaggccaggGTTGATTGGAGTCAGAGGGATGGAGAATCCCATGGATAGGCCAAGGTTGGTGGCTGTGAGGGACCTGGACGGTGCCATGGAGAGGCCAAGGTCAGTTGGAGTGAGAGGGCTGGACGTTGCCGTGGAGAAGGGTGTGGAACCGGTGAGGCCTGCATCACATGAAGGCAGGGTTGGGGAAGTCAAAGTCGGAGAGGTGCCGGAGAGGCCCAAGCTGAAGCTGCTCCCTCGTTCTAAGCCAATCGAGCCCCCTGCGCCATCTCCTACCTATGTTGAAGAGAAGCAG GTCCATCCAATCCCCGTGATAGCGAGTGTCATGCAGGCTGAGATTGTTCATGATGTGTACCAGAATGTGGTTCCAGCTAAAACAGGAGTAGCAGGGACAGATACTGAAAGTAGGGCAACAGTGGATCGACCACGGCTGAATCTGAAACCTCGCTCTAATGCAGTGGGTCAGTCTGGTGAAAGTGCTGCCAAGGAAAG GCCATCAGTCTTCGGTGGTGCTCGTCCCCGCGAACAA GTTCTCAGAGATCGTGGAGTAGATGCTTTGGCAAGTGATCTTGAGAAGACCTCTCCAGTTGCCAG GTCTAAAAATGAATTTGCAAAGGTTGAACAAAAGGTTGAAGCTATGCCCATTAACCCTTCAGGCGAAAAGGTTGATAGTTATCCATCTGGTCACAGAGGGCCAAGGAATGCTGATAGGAAAGATTATAGGCGGGATACAGACAGGGCTGATGCATATAGGCCTACACGACGTGAGGACAACAGGAAGGTTGTGGAGAAGATCCCCGAACAGCAACGCCCAGAGCCTGAAACCTGGCGTAAACCAGTGGAGCCACCAAAGCCTGAGATTACTGCACCTCGGTTTGGGAAGGCAGCGACCGCGTTGGAGCTTGCTCAGGCCTTCTCCAAGTCCATGTCCGATACAGTGCCACAGTCTCGCTTGACCAGTGTTCCTAGTCCAAGAGTTCCTCCTAGCCCAGGGACTAGGGATCAGGTTGGCTTTTCAAGGCTCACTGACAACGGGGCATTGCACTCTGGCTCTTCACATCGAAAGATCAACGGTTACTGA